The Xanthomonas fragariae genome has a segment encoding these proteins:
- a CDS encoding IS701 family transposase: MAAVSNKARFSAYLDELSAALGHADRTAGLRGDCSALMLPLERKSVEPLAAHLDPLRTRARHQALHHFVAKSEWSDAAMLERVRQYVSSLLDLKDEVYWIVDDTGFRKKGRHSVGVARQDCGEIGKQDNCQVAVSVSLATPAASIPIAFRLYLPEDWASDAARRGKAGIPHEIEFATKPQIALAQMKAAHATGVARGTVLADAAYGSNTAWRDALACLELNYAVGIVSSVKVWPPGQRPESPAAWKGQGRPPVRHRRTADHQPQSVQALALSLPSRAFRTVAWREGGNAPLSGRFAAVRVRAAQGDRLRQEEWLLIEWPKGQDRPTRYFLSNLPANTPRKDLVRTVKARWRIERDYQDLKQEFGLDHYQGRGWRGFHHHARLCIAAYGYLVAERLRGAHQKKPSECAESPLPENYRPRGKAIARPAPRERLDRDAALDNRHGHRSGTT, translated from the coding sequence ATGGCCGCAGTCAGCAACAAAGCGCGTTTCTCCGCTTATCTCGATGAACTCTCCGCTGCGCTCGGTCATGCTGACCGCACTGCGGGCCTGCGAGGCGATTGCAGTGCGTTGATGCTGCCTTTGGAGCGCAAGAGTGTTGAGCCCCTGGCTGCTCATCTGGATCCGCTTCGAACCAGGGCTCGCCATCAAGCCTTGCACCACTTCGTGGCCAAATCAGAGTGGTCCGATGCGGCCATGTTGGAGCGGGTTCGTCAGTACGTTTCGTCGCTGCTGGATTTGAAAGACGAGGTGTACTGGATCGTGGACGACACGGGTTTTCGCAAGAAGGGCAGGCATTCGGTCGGTGTGGCCCGACAGGACTGCGGCGAGATCGGCAAGCAGGACAATTGCCAGGTGGCCGTGAGCGTATCGTTGGCGACGCCGGCAGCGAGCATTCCGATCGCTTTCAGGCTGTATCTGCCTGAAGACTGGGCCAGCGATGCAGCACGCCGGGGAAAAGCGGGAATTCCCCACGAGATTGAGTTCGCGACCAAACCGCAGATCGCACTGGCGCAGATGAAAGCAGCCCATGCCACGGGAGTGGCGCGCGGCACGGTGTTGGCCGATGCAGCCTATGGCAGCAATACGGCCTGGCGTGACGCGCTGGCTTGCCTGGAACTGAACTATGCGGTGGGAATCGTGTCGAGCGTGAAAGTCTGGCCGCCCGGACAAAGGCCCGAATCGCCGGCGGCGTGGAAAGGCCAAGGCCGACCTCCGGTTCGCCATCGTCGTACAGCCGACCATCAGCCACAGTCGGTGCAAGCGCTGGCGCTGTCGTTACCCTCCCGCGCCTTCAGGACAGTCGCGTGGCGGGAAGGCGGCAACGCACCGTTGTCGGGACGTTTCGCCGCCGTACGCGTACGTGCAGCACAAGGTGATCGCTTGCGTCAGGAGGAATGGCTGTTGATCGAATGGCCCAAAGGCCAAGACAGGCCGACCCGATACTTTCTGTCCAACCTGCCGGCAAACACGCCGCGCAAGGATCTGGTAAGGACGGTCAAGGCGCGCTGGCGGATTGAACGCGATTATCAGGATCTGAAACAGGAATTTGGCCTGGATCACTACCAAGGCCGTGGCTGGCGGGGCTTCCATCATCACGCGAGGTTATGCATCGCTGCCTATGGGTACCTGGTTGCTGAACGCTTGCGCGGGGCGCATCAAAAAAAACCCTCGGAATGCGCGGAATCTCCCTTACCCGAGAATTACCGACCGCGCGGCAAGGCAATCGCGCGCCCAGCGCCACGCGAGCGACTTGATCGCGACGCTGCGCTGGACAATCGCCATGGACATCGCAGCGGCACTACTTGA
- a CDS encoding polysaccharide deacetylase family protein, whose amino-acid sequence MASCGMTTLDTLYRTPSHPYRWVGLLALSQVAVALLWWQSGWVWGVPALLLSHVLFVVPVFLPRARLYAPVLARLPGRAQQVWLTIDDGPSDDTAAILELLDAYDAKATFFVVGARAEQRPELVREIMRRGHGVGNHSHTHPQAWFWALGPRRMAQEIGQAQRVLATITGQAPRLYRSVVGMTNPFVASPLRAHGLTRVAWSARGFDGMRCDPDATVARIVRDLSPGAIVLLHEGAAHGHTLSILRGVLEAMQTRGLMGRRPD is encoded by the coding sequence ATGGCATCATGCGGCATGACCACGCTGGATACGCTGTATCGCACCCCCTCGCACCCGTACCGCTGGGTCGGCCTGTTGGCCCTCTCGCAGGTAGCGGTCGCGCTGCTGTGGTGGCAGTCAGGCTGGGTCTGGGGCGTACCTGCGCTGCTGTTGTCCCATGTGCTGTTTGTGGTGCCGGTGTTCCTGCCGCGTGCGCGTCTGTACGCGCCGGTGCTGGCACGCCTGCCGGGCCGCGCGCAGCAGGTGTGGCTGACCATCGACGATGGCCCCTCCGACGACACTGCGGCCATCCTCGAGCTGCTGGACGCCTATGACGCCAAGGCGACTTTCTTCGTGGTCGGCGCACGCGCCGAGCAGCGGCCCGAACTGGTGCGCGAGATCATGCGTCGCGGGCATGGGGTCGGCAACCACAGCCACACGCATCCGCAAGCCTGGTTCTGGGCGTTGGGGCCGCGCCGCATGGCGCAGGAAATCGGCCAGGCGCAGCGCGTGCTGGCGACCATCACCGGGCAAGCGCCACGGCTATATCGCTCGGTGGTCGGCATGACCAATCCCTTCGTCGCCTCGCCGCTGCGCGCGCATGGGCTGACTCGCGTGGCGTGGAGCGCGCGCGGTTTCGACGGCATGCGCTGCGACCCGGATGCCACCGTGGCACGCATCGTGCGCGACCTGAGCCCCGGCGCGATCGTGCTGCTGCACGAAGGCGCCGCGCACGGCCACACCCTCTCCATTTTGCGGGGCGTGCTGGAGGCAATGCAAACGCGCGGGTTGATGGGGCGGCGGCCGGACTGA
- the grxD gene encoding Grx4 family monothiol glutaredoxin has product MSLDPDLRSRIDTLLQSSRVVLFMKGQPGMPQCGFSAKAVGVLDGLGIDYAHVNVLADQEIREGIKAYGDWPTIPQLYVDGELIGGSDIILQMADSGELSGMLGLQAPDRSPPKITITPAAIEMLKGALAEAPEASLTLAIDANFQPNFQLAPTNPNAIAAESNGLRVQFDLASARRADGITIDWVDDIRGRGLSIDNPNAPKPVQELSVRDADDRLKAGTLTLVDVRPADERALATVAAPFRTLDAHERAAIEQLPKDTPLAFLCHRGGRSLQAAEHFRSLGFSNVYNITGGIDAWSDEVDNGVAKY; this is encoded by the coding sequence ATGTCCCTTGATCCCGACCTGCGTTCCCGCATCGATACGCTGCTGCAATCCAGCCGCGTGGTGCTCTTCATGAAAGGCCAGCCCGGCATGCCGCAATGCGGTTTTTCGGCCAAGGCGGTCGGCGTGCTGGATGGTCTGGGCATCGACTATGCCCACGTCAACGTGCTGGCCGACCAGGAAATCCGCGAGGGCATCAAGGCCTACGGCGACTGGCCGACCATTCCGCAGCTGTATGTGGACGGCGAGCTGATTGGCGGCAGCGACATCATCCTGCAGATGGCCGACAGCGGCGAGTTGAGCGGCATGCTCGGCCTGCAGGCGCCAGATCGCAGCCCGCCCAAGATCACCATCACTCCGGCGGCGATCGAGATGCTCAAGGGCGCATTGGCCGAGGCGCCGGAGGCTTCGCTGACGTTGGCCATCGATGCCAATTTCCAGCCGAACTTCCAGCTGGCACCGACCAACCCCAACGCCATCGCGGCTGAATCCAACGGTCTGCGTGTGCAGTTCGATCTGGCCAGCGCGCGCCGCGCCGACGGCATCACCATCGATTGGGTGGACGACATCCGTGGCCGCGGCTTGTCCATCGACAACCCCAATGCGCCCAAGCCGGTGCAGGAGCTGTCGGTGCGCGATGCCGACGACCGCCTCAAGGCCGGCACGCTGACCCTGGTGGACGTACGCCCGGCCGACGAGCGCGCACTGGCCACGGTCGCCGCACCGTTCCGCACGCTGGACGCGCACGAGCGCGCCGCCATCGAACAGCTGCCCAAGGACACCCCGCTGGCGTTTCTGTGCCACCGCGGCGGCCGCAGCCTGCAGGCAGCCGAGCACTTCCGCAGCCTGGGCTTCAGCAACGTCTACAACATCACTGGCGGCATCGATGCATGGTCGGACGAGGTGGACAACGGGGTGGCCAAATACTGA
- the darT gene encoding type II toxin-antitoxin system toxin DNA ADP-ribosyl transferase DarT: protein MSRRYPNLNPDKALIWRIVHRDNLPWIMDNGLHCGNGGVQSPGWVSIGNPELIAKRANHPVPLAPGGFLNDYVPFYFTPFSPMLRNIHTGWGGIQRRSNEEIVILVSSLHHVAARGWLFLFTDSHADYQLTTFHSDLANLCKIDWPLLQARDFRRDQEDPAKFERYQAEALVHRHLPIDGLRGIVGYTDDMKLSIERQLKARNLTLPVHARPEWYF, encoded by the coding sequence ATGTCTAGGCGCTATCCCAACCTCAACCCAGACAAAGCCCTGATCTGGCGCATCGTCCATCGCGACAACCTGCCTTGGATTATGGACAACGGCCTGCACTGCGGTAATGGCGGGGTGCAGAGCCCAGGCTGGGTGAGCATCGGCAATCCGGAATTGATCGCCAAACGCGCCAATCATCCTGTGCCGCTCGCACCGGGTGGCTTCCTGAACGATTACGTGCCTTTCTACTTCACTCCATTTTCGCCGATGCTGCGCAACATCCATACCGGCTGGGGAGGTATCCAACGACGGTCGAACGAGGAGATTGTGATACTTGTTTCTAGCCTGCATCATGTCGCGGCACGAGGATGGCTTTTCCTGTTCACCGATAGTCACGCTGACTATCAGTTAACAACTTTCCATTCCGATTTGGCCAACCTCTGCAAGATCGACTGGCCATTGCTTCAAGCGCGCGATTTTCGGCGCGATCAGGAGGACCCGGCCAAGTTCGAGCGATATCAGGCGGAAGCACTGGTTCACCGACACTTGCCAATCGATGGCCTGCGCGGCATCGTGGGTTATACGGACGATATGAAGCTGTCCATCGAGCGTCAACTTAAGGCTCGCAACCTCACACTTCCAGTTCATGCCCGCCCCGAGTGGTACTTCTGA